In Myxocyprinus asiaticus isolate MX2 ecotype Aquarium Trade chromosome 32, UBuf_Myxa_2, whole genome shotgun sequence, one genomic interval encodes:
- the LOC127422897 gene encoding lipopolysaccharide-induced tumor necrosis factor-alpha factor-like isoform X1 — MTPVLPGGLTQDDDTTLWSILYRRQQLQKRLEFLKAIQKKNNRLEESLANEEGPPELERIEEELKLLEEKEKELLKNQNVSTKVTPQATGKPPDRDVGHDLLAMTDAKGQIQGLYVLPFSPSETISAPYNPPQEEKTEQPKAPEPVVQQPKSPSPTPTPSPTPNPNPNPKPNPNPNPKPNPSPDPPVQTIPLDDLPMTTATVKCPFCKKIIDTEVRYKIGSNVFLFCCLLSVVGCLAGCCLVPFCMNRFKDVAHKCPSCSKDVGKSQRI; from the exons ATGACCCCAGTGCTGCCAGGAGGCTTAACACAGGATGACGACACTACCCTGTGGAGCATCCTGTACAGACGGCAACAGCTCCAAAAACGCCTTGAGTTTCTTAAGGCGATCCAAAAGAAGAACAACAGACTGGAAG aATCCCTTGCAAACGAAGAGGGCCCACCTGAACTGGAAAGAATAGAGGAGGAGTTAAAGCTTCTGGAGGAAAAAGAGAAGGAACTTCTAAAGAATCAAAATGTTTCTACCAAAGTGACACCACAGGCCACAGGGAAACCCCCTGACAGAG ATGTTGGCCATGATTTACTCGCCATGACAGATGCAAAAGGTCAAATCCAAGGACTGTacgttctccccttttctccttcAGAAACTATTTCTGCTCCTTACAATCCTCCGCAAGAGGAAAAAACAg AGCAGCCAAAAGCACCAGAGCCTGTCGTTCAACAGCCAAAAAGTCCAAGTCCAACTCCAACTCCAAGTCCAACTCCAAATCCAAATCCAAATCCAAAGCCAAATCCAAATCCAAATCCAAAGCCAAATCCAAGTCCAG ATCCCCCAGTGCAGACAATTCCCTTGGACGACCTCCCCATGACCACTGCCACAGTGAAGTGTCCTTTTTGCAAAAAGATTATCGACACTGAGGTTCGCTACAAAATTGGCAGCAATGTCTTTCTCTTTTGCTGTCTGTTATCCGTGGTGGG GTGTCTGGCTGGATGCTGCTTGGTCCCCTTCTGCATGAACCGCTTCAAAGATGTCGCCCACAAGTGTCCGTCCTGCAGCAAAGACGTTGGTAAATCTCAAAGGATTTGA